In Scyliorhinus torazame isolate Kashiwa2021f chromosome 19, sScyTor2.1, whole genome shotgun sequence, a single genomic region encodes these proteins:
- the LOC140396275 gene encoding uncharacterized protein isoform X3, which produces MQHALAVALDDPASDAVYLITDGIPDINPQEIYTMLTFAAKGRPVHTIYVMGSCSQPEVQEFLGKLSWQTGASFQAASLNRSGSIEQLIPIYQLNYSDLMRPYNSELKYCSMVAALNRDPYSPPGQLHVATPFSSRPYNWSTFHPRGIKIFTKGDLIDSNAGELIRGVRVLARRKDTGYYYLGRLGQEVEGYPGRFLVQFDKDKKTKQKAQSRLQETALHDLIHYEDGRRLAIGPGCKVLAPWEVGMDRYGPGTVLQGGEQRGLNSDHDGGEELIVNFWNGRTEQVPPGIAVWISVLLAERIILELQMTTTAKQKLLETYPDYPHIVPPGYRGLRSNIDVFEPVYQLRVVCEGRGLHTNCGQVLCWIPDNPTSYLSPDVMCTARSVASTNELKGEKIPGTKLCRLDRSQKVMEQLTQRDLPFQSNTLMKEKRLKPVEFDGREIKTSLERITDKKTLTCQSGNLVDMNRSKSTTIDRAVNKDCGLFNHHQSTKDRVKEKDTWKYRERIPSAPLQRKSGTLQPTSHTINYFPSVSFSGSVKQGVICDMDGQSLKPDYIEVPSPSPQPPNFPSLPTRLGPATSLATYAPATEVTRAIPSA; this is translated from the exons ATGCAACATGCTTTAGCTGTTGCATTAGATGATCCTGCCAGTGATGCTGTTTACCTAATAACTGATGGGATACCTGACATCAACCCTCAGGAAATCTACACTATGTTGACATTTGCAGCAAAAGGTCGACCTGTACACACAATTTATGTGATGGGAAGTTGCAGCCAGCCTGAGGTTCAAGAGTTCTTGGGAAAGCTATCATGGCAAACAGGAGCTTCTTTTCAAGCAGCAAGTCTCAACAGAAGTGGATCAATAGAACAA CTTATCCCAATCTACCAACTCAATTATTCTGATCTGATGAGACCATACAACTCAGAGCTGAAGTACTGCAGTATGGTTGCAGCATTGAATAGAGACCCCTACAGCCCACCTGGACAGTTACATGTAGCTACACCTTTCAG CTCTCGTCCATATAACTGGAGTACATTCCACCCCAGAGGTATAAAGATTTTTACAAAAGGAGATTTAATTGATTCCAATGCGGGAGAGCTCATACGGGGAGTTCGTGTTTTGGCTCGAAGGAAGGATACTGGATATTATTATCTGGGAAGACTTGGCCAAGAAGTTGAG GGATATCCAGGTCGATTTTTGGTGCAATTCGACAAGGATAAGAAGACAAAACAAAAGGCACAATCTCGTCTGCAGGAAACTGCTCTCCATGATCTAATACACTACGAAGATGGTAGAAGGCTTGCCATTGGACCTGGATGCAAAGTCTTGGCACCATGGGAGGTTGGTATGGACCGATATGGCCCAGGGACAGTGTTACAGGGAGGAGAGCAACGAGGATTAAATTCAG ATCATGATGGCGGTGAAGAGTTGATTGTAAATTTCTGGAACGGCAGAACGGAGCAGGTTCCTCCCGGAATAGCAGTATGGATCTCTGTGCTCCTGGCTGAGCGAATCATTTTGGAGCTCCAGATGACCACCACAGCTAAACAGAAGCTTCTGGAAACTTACCCTGATTATCCGCATATCGTGCCACCTGGGTACAGAGGATTACGGAGTAACATTGACGTGTTTGAGCCGGTATATCAGCTCAGGGTCGTCTGTGAAGGCCGAGGCCTTCATACTAATTGTGGCCAAGTGTTATGCTGGATCCCTGACAATCCAACAAGTTACTTGAGCCCAGACGTAATGTGTACTGCCAGGTCTGTTGCCTCTACAAATGAGCTTAAAGGTGAAAAGATCCCTGGGACAAAGCTGTGCAGACTGGATCGGAGTCAGAAAGTAATGGAACAACTCACTCAACGTGATCTGCCTTTTCAGTCAAATACACTTATGAAAGAAAAGAGACTGAAGCCTGTAGAATTTGATGGGAGGGAAATCAAGACTTCCCTTGAGAGGATTACTGACAAGAAGACCTTGACATGTCAATCTGGTAATCTGGTTGATATGAACCGGAGTAAGTCTACAACTATAGACAGAGCTGTAAACAAAGACTGTGGTCTGTTTAATCATCATCAGAGCACAAAAGACAGAGTGAAAGAAAAGGATACATGGAAATATAGGGAAAGGATCCCCTCAGCTCCTCTTCAGAGGAAATCTG GTACTCTTCAGCCAACATcccacacaattaactattttccaaGTGTTTccttctctggatctgtgaagcaggGAGTCATTTGTGACATGGATGGTCAGTCACTGAAGCCTGACTACATTGAAGTGCCGTCCCCTTCTCCCCAACCACCCAATTTTCCATCCCTCCCAACTCGTCTGGGGCCAGCAACTTCTCTAGCAACGTATGCTCCGGCAACTGAGGTAACAAGGGCAATTCCTTCCGCGTAA
- the LOC140396275 gene encoding uncharacterized protein isoform X2, with the protein MPVWCPSFFAGNSSNLFRDIKVKNVTFVLDTSESMNYKLEAVKHYLIQTLYTWAYTVNDCKFNIIAFSGKVAKYCDSLIDCSSRAVEKTIPWIKSLECKTGRNMQHALAVALDDPASDAVYLITDGIPDINPQEIYTMLTFAAKGRPVHTIYVMGSCSQPEVQEFLGKLSWQTGASFQAASLNRSGSIEQLIPIYQLNYSDLMRPYNSELKYCSMVAALNRDPYSPPGQLHVATPFSSRPYNWSTFHPRGIKIFTKGDLIDSNAGELIRGVRVLARRKDTGYYYLGRLGQEVEGYPGRFLVQFDKDKKTKQKAQSRLQETALHDLIHYEDGRRLAIGPGCKVLAPWEVGMDRYGPGTVLQGGEQRGLNSDHDGGEELIVNFWNGRTEQVPPGIAVWISVLLAERIILELQMTTTAKQKLLETYPDYPHIVPPGYRGLRSNIDVFEPVYQLRVVCEGRGLHTNCGQVLCWIPDNPTSYLSPDVMCTARSVASTNELKGEKIPGTKLCRLDRSQKVMEQLTQRDLPFQSNTLMKEKRLKPVEFDGREIKTSLERITDKKTLTCQSGNLVDMNRSKSTTIDRAVNKDCGLFNHHQSTKDRVKEKDTWKYRERIPSAPLQRKSGTLQPTSHTINYFPSVSFSGSVKQGVICDMDGQSLKPDYIEVPSPSPQPPNFPSLPTRLGPATSLATYAPATEELV; encoded by the exons ATGCCAGTCTGGTGTCCTTCGTTTTTTGCTGGGAATTCATCAAATCTCTTCAGAGATATTAAGGTCAAGAATGTAACCTTTGTTCTGGACACATCAGAGAGTATGAATTACAAACTGGAAGCAGTAAAACACTACCTGATCCAGACCCTGTACACCTGGGCATACACAGTGAATGACTGCAAATTCAATATTATTGCTTTTTCTGGCAAG GTTGCAAAGTACTGCGACAGCTTGATTGATTGCTCATCTCGGGCAGTAGAGAAAACTATCCCGTGGATCAAATCTCTGGAATGTAAAACTGGTAGAAACATGCAACATGCTTTAGCTGTTGCATTAGATGATCCTGCCAGTGATGCTGTTTACCTAATAACTGATGGGATACCTGACATCAACCCTCAGGAAATCTACACTATGTTGACATTTGCAGCAAAAGGTCGACCTGTACACACAATTTATGTGATGGGAAGTTGCAGCCAGCCTGAGGTTCAAGAGTTCTTGGGAAAGCTATCATGGCAAACAGGAGCTTCTTTTCAAGCAGCAAGTCTCAACAGAAGTGGATCAATAGAACAA CTTATCCCAATCTACCAACTCAATTATTCTGATCTGATGAGACCATACAACTCAGAGCTGAAGTACTGCAGTATGGTTGCAGCATTGAATAGAGACCCCTACAGCCCACCTGGACAGTTACATGTAGCTACACCTTTCAG CTCTCGTCCATATAACTGGAGTACATTCCACCCCAGAGGTATAAAGATTTTTACAAAAGGAGATTTAATTGATTCCAATGCGGGAGAGCTCATACGGGGAGTTCGTGTTTTGGCTCGAAGGAAGGATACTGGATATTATTATCTGGGAAGACTTGGCCAAGAAGTTGAG GGATATCCAGGTCGATTTTTGGTGCAATTCGACAAGGATAAGAAGACAAAACAAAAGGCACAATCTCGTCTGCAGGAAACTGCTCTCCATGATCTAATACACTACGAAGATGGTAGAAGGCTTGCCATTGGACCTGGATGCAAAGTCTTGGCACCATGGGAGGTTGGTATGGACCGATATGGCCCAGGGACAGTGTTACAGGGAGGAGAGCAACGAGGATTAAATTCAG ATCATGATGGCGGTGAAGAGTTGATTGTAAATTTCTGGAACGGCAGAACGGAGCAGGTTCCTCCCGGAATAGCAGTATGGATCTCTGTGCTCCTGGCTGAGCGAATCATTTTGGAGCTCCAGATGACCACCACAGCTAAACAGAAGCTTCTGGAAACTTACCCTGATTATCCGCATATCGTGCCACCTGGGTACAGAGGATTACGGAGTAACATTGACGTGTTTGAGCCGGTATATCAGCTCAGGGTCGTCTGTGAAGGCCGAGGCCTTCATACTAATTGTGGCCAAGTGTTATGCTGGATCCCTGACAATCCAACAAGTTACTTGAGCCCAGACGTAATGTGTACTGCCAGGTCTGTTGCCTCTACAAATGAGCTTAAAGGTGAAAAGATCCCTGGGACAAAGCTGTGCAGACTGGATCGGAGTCAGAAAGTAATGGAACAACTCACTCAACGTGATCTGCCTTTTCAGTCAAATACACTTATGAAAGAAAAGAGACTGAAGCCTGTAGAATTTGATGGGAGGGAAATCAAGACTTCCCTTGAGAGGATTACTGACAAGAAGACCTTGACATGTCAATCTGGTAATCTGGTTGATATGAACCGGAGTAAGTCTACAACTATAGACAGAGCTGTAAACAAAGACTGTGGTCTGTTTAATCATCATCAGAGCACAAAAGACAGAGTGAAAGAAAAGGATACATGGAAATATAGGGAAAGGATCCCCTCAGCTCCTCTTCAGAGGAAATCTG GTACTCTTCAGCCAACATcccacacaattaactattttccaaGTGTTTccttctctggatctgtgaagcaggGAGTCATTTGTGACATGGATGGTCAGTCACTGAAGCCTGACTACATTGAAGTGCCGTCCCCTTCTCCCCAACCACCCAATTTTCCATCCCTCCCAACTCGTCTGGGGCCAGCAACTTCTCTAGCAACGTATGCTCCGGCAACTGAG GAACTGGTTTAA
- the LOC140396275 gene encoding uncharacterized protein isoform X1 — protein sequence MPVWCPSFFAGNSSNLFRDIKVKNVTFVLDTSESMNYKLEAVKHYLIQTLYTWAYTVNDCKFNIIAFSGKVAKYCDSLIDCSSRAVEKTIPWIKSLECKTGRNMQHALAVALDDPASDAVYLITDGIPDINPQEIYTMLTFAAKGRPVHTIYVMGSCSQPEVQEFLGKLSWQTGASFQAASLNRSGSIEQLIPIYQLNYSDLMRPYNSELKYCSMVAALNRDPYSPPGQLHVATPFSSRPYNWSTFHPRGIKIFTKGDLIDSNAGELIRGVRVLARRKDTGYYYLGRLGQEVEGYPGRFLVQFDKDKKTKQKAQSRLQETALHDLIHYEDGRRLAIGPGCKVLAPWEVGMDRYGPGTVLQGGEQRGLNSDHDGGEELIVNFWNGRTEQVPPGIAVWISVLLAERIILELQMTTTAKQKLLETYPDYPHIVPPGYRGLRSNIDVFEPVYQLRVVCEGRGLHTNCGQVLCWIPDNPTSYLSPDVMCTARSVASTNELKGEKIPGTKLCRLDRSQKVMEQLTQRDLPFQSNTLMKEKRLKPVEFDGREIKTSLERITDKKTLTCQSGNLVDMNRSKSTTIDRAVNKDCGLFNHHQSTKDRVKEKDTWKYRERIPSAPLQRKSGTLQPTSHTINYFPSVSFSGSVKQGVICDMDGQSLKPDYIEVPSPSPQPPNFPSLPTRLGPATSLATYAPATEVTRAIPSA from the exons ATGCCAGTCTGGTGTCCTTCGTTTTTTGCTGGGAATTCATCAAATCTCTTCAGAGATATTAAGGTCAAGAATGTAACCTTTGTTCTGGACACATCAGAGAGTATGAATTACAAACTGGAAGCAGTAAAACACTACCTGATCCAGACCCTGTACACCTGGGCATACACAGTGAATGACTGCAAATTCAATATTATTGCTTTTTCTGGCAAG GTTGCAAAGTACTGCGACAGCTTGATTGATTGCTCATCTCGGGCAGTAGAGAAAACTATCCCGTGGATCAAATCTCTGGAATGTAAAACTGGTAGAAACATGCAACATGCTTTAGCTGTTGCATTAGATGATCCTGCCAGTGATGCTGTTTACCTAATAACTGATGGGATACCTGACATCAACCCTCAGGAAATCTACACTATGTTGACATTTGCAGCAAAAGGTCGACCTGTACACACAATTTATGTGATGGGAAGTTGCAGCCAGCCTGAGGTTCAAGAGTTCTTGGGAAAGCTATCATGGCAAACAGGAGCTTCTTTTCAAGCAGCAAGTCTCAACAGAAGTGGATCAATAGAACAA CTTATCCCAATCTACCAACTCAATTATTCTGATCTGATGAGACCATACAACTCAGAGCTGAAGTACTGCAGTATGGTTGCAGCATTGAATAGAGACCCCTACAGCCCACCTGGACAGTTACATGTAGCTACACCTTTCAG CTCTCGTCCATATAACTGGAGTACATTCCACCCCAGAGGTATAAAGATTTTTACAAAAGGAGATTTAATTGATTCCAATGCGGGAGAGCTCATACGGGGAGTTCGTGTTTTGGCTCGAAGGAAGGATACTGGATATTATTATCTGGGAAGACTTGGCCAAGAAGTTGAG GGATATCCAGGTCGATTTTTGGTGCAATTCGACAAGGATAAGAAGACAAAACAAAAGGCACAATCTCGTCTGCAGGAAACTGCTCTCCATGATCTAATACACTACGAAGATGGTAGAAGGCTTGCCATTGGACCTGGATGCAAAGTCTTGGCACCATGGGAGGTTGGTATGGACCGATATGGCCCAGGGACAGTGTTACAGGGAGGAGAGCAACGAGGATTAAATTCAG ATCATGATGGCGGTGAAGAGTTGATTGTAAATTTCTGGAACGGCAGAACGGAGCAGGTTCCTCCCGGAATAGCAGTATGGATCTCTGTGCTCCTGGCTGAGCGAATCATTTTGGAGCTCCAGATGACCACCACAGCTAAACAGAAGCTTCTGGAAACTTACCCTGATTATCCGCATATCGTGCCACCTGGGTACAGAGGATTACGGAGTAACATTGACGTGTTTGAGCCGGTATATCAGCTCAGGGTCGTCTGTGAAGGCCGAGGCCTTCATACTAATTGTGGCCAAGTGTTATGCTGGATCCCTGACAATCCAACAAGTTACTTGAGCCCAGACGTAATGTGTACTGCCAGGTCTGTTGCCTCTACAAATGAGCTTAAAGGTGAAAAGATCCCTGGGACAAAGCTGTGCAGACTGGATCGGAGTCAGAAAGTAATGGAACAACTCACTCAACGTGATCTGCCTTTTCAGTCAAATACACTTATGAAAGAAAAGAGACTGAAGCCTGTAGAATTTGATGGGAGGGAAATCAAGACTTCCCTTGAGAGGATTACTGACAAGAAGACCTTGACATGTCAATCTGGTAATCTGGTTGATATGAACCGGAGTAAGTCTACAACTATAGACAGAGCTGTAAACAAAGACTGTGGTCTGTTTAATCATCATCAGAGCACAAAAGACAGAGTGAAAGAAAAGGATACATGGAAATATAGGGAAAGGATCCCCTCAGCTCCTCTTCAGAGGAAATCTG GTACTCTTCAGCCAACATcccacacaattaactattttccaaGTGTTTccttctctggatctgtgaagcaggGAGTCATTTGTGACATGGATGGTCAGTCACTGAAGCCTGACTACATTGAAGTGCCGTCCCCTTCTCCCCAACCACCCAATTTTCCATCCCTCCCAACTCGTCTGGGGCCAGCAACTTCTCTAGCAACGTATGCTCCGGCAACTGAGGTAACAAGGGCAATTCCTTCCGCGTAA